The nucleotide window CTTCGGCCATTTGTTCAGTTGTGACCGGGAAGCTTCCCATTACAGCGATATCACGTGTCCTGCTTCCTGATTCAAGAACCTGCTTCACGGCGTTCTCGACTGCTTCTGCTTCCTCATCCAGCCCAAAAGACATTCTCAGCATCATCGCAGCTGAAAGGATCATCGCGATTGGGTTGGCAGCATTCATTCCGGCGATATCTGGTGCTGAACCATGGATCGGCTCATATAAATATGGTCCCTGGACTGAAACGCTGGCTGACGGCAGCATGCCAAGCGATCCGGTCAGCACCGAGGCTTCATCACTTAAAATATCTCCAAACATGTTTTCTGTTACAATTACATCGAACTGCCGAGGATTTTTGATCAGCTGCATTGCTGCGTTATCCACGAGCATATGGTCAAGCTGCACATCCGGGAACTCTCTCGCGATTTCTTCAGCTGTTTCCCTCCACATTCGGCTTGATTCCAGGACATTGGCCTTATCCACTGAAGTGACCTTGCTTTTGCGCGTTGCGGCCAGCTCGAACGCGTAGCGAATGACTCTCTCCATCTCTTTTTTCTGGTAAAACAAAGTATCTACTACAGAAGCTTCA belongs to Mesobacillus sp. AQ2 and includes:
- the leuB gene encoding 3-isopropylmalate dehydrogenase translates to MEKRIAILPGDGVGKEVSKGAVTILQAVAELFGHKFHCVYGEIGGAAIDEYGTPLPEHTLDLCKTSDAVLLGAVGGPKWDGMPGHLRPEKGLLKIRKELGLYGNVRPVQYYSSISGVSPLREEVVEGADMVVVRELTGGLYFGKPSERTVQKGEASVVDTLFYQKKEMERVIRYAFELAATRKSKVTSVDKANVLESSRMWRETAEEIAREFPDVQLDHMLVDNAAMQLIKNPRQFDVIVTENMFGDILSDEASVLTGSLGMLPSASVSVQGPYLYEPIHGSAPDIAGMNAANPIAMILSAAMMLRMSFGLDEEAEAVENAVKQVLESGSRTRDIAVMGSFPVTTEQMAEEIKAALLDNEAIFNIMGAYA